The following coding sequences are from one Mycolicibacterium aichiense window:
- a CDS encoding serine/threonine-protein kinase PknG, which yields MAASDQPDVDVGTQPASFDDFGMDSASTMRPMATQAIYRPQFEDDDDSIGSAGTEPEAMHHPTVARKLSPTRRLGGGLVEIPRYPEIDPLKALMVNPVVAEVKRFCWNCGRPVGRSTEDSEAPSEGWCPHCNSPYSFVPQLVPGDMVADQYEIKGCVAHGGLGWVYLAVDHNVNERPVVLKGLVHSGDAEAQAIAMAERQFLAEVVHPSIVKIFNFVEHPDSHGEPVGYIVMEYVGGKSLKLPKGEKLPVSEAIAYVLEILPALGYLHSIGLCYNDLKPENVMVTEEQLKLIDLGAVSRINSFGYLYGTPGYQAPEIVRTGPTVASDIYTVGRTLAALTLNLRTRKGRYVDGLPEDDPVLKKYDSFARLLRRAIDPDPRRRFASAEEMSSQLMGVLREVVAEDTGVPRPGLSNVFTRTRAAFGVELLVAHTDVYLDGLAHAEKLTAAEIVTALPVPLVDPSDIAATVLSATVLSQPVQTLDSLRAARHGVLDSEGVDLTESIELPLMEVRALLDLGDVAKANRKLDDLADRVGWRWRLIWFKAVSELLTGDYDSATKHFTEVLDIFPGELAPKLALAATAELAATSDELPFYRTVWHTDNNSISAAFGLARALSVEGDREAAVRTLDEVPAASRHFTTARLTSAVTLLSGRSAHELSEEQIRDAAHRVEALPDSEPRVLQIRALVLGTAMDWMSENTASTNHILGFPFTEHGLRLGVEASLRSLARVATSQAHRYALVDMANNVRPTSTF from the coding sequence ATGGCCGCCTCCGATCAGCCAGACGTCGACGTCGGAACCCAGCCCGCGTCGTTCGACGATTTCGGCATGGACTCGGCGTCGACGATGCGGCCGATGGCCACCCAGGCGATCTACCGGCCGCAATTCGAGGACGACGACGACTCGATCGGCAGTGCGGGCACCGAGCCGGAGGCCATGCATCACCCCACCGTGGCCCGCAAGCTGTCGCCGACCCGACGTCTCGGCGGCGGGCTGGTGGAGATTCCCCGGTACCCCGAGATCGACCCGCTCAAGGCGTTGATGGTCAATCCCGTTGTCGCCGAGGTGAAGCGGTTCTGCTGGAACTGCGGACGTCCGGTGGGCCGCTCGACCGAGGACAGCGAGGCGCCGTCCGAGGGTTGGTGCCCGCACTGCAACAGCCCGTATTCATTTGTGCCGCAGCTGGTTCCCGGTGACATGGTCGCCGACCAATACGAGATCAAGGGCTGCGTGGCGCACGGCGGCCTGGGCTGGGTGTACCTGGCCGTCGACCACAACGTGAACGAACGGCCGGTGGTGCTCAAGGGCCTGGTGCATTCCGGGGACGCCGAGGCACAGGCCATCGCGATGGCCGAGCGCCAGTTCCTCGCCGAGGTGGTCCACCCGTCGATCGTCAAGATCTTCAACTTCGTCGAGCACCCCGATTCCCACGGCGAGCCCGTCGGCTACATCGTGATGGAGTACGTCGGCGGAAAGTCGCTGAAACTGCCCAAGGGCGAGAAGCTTCCGGTGTCCGAAGCCATCGCCTATGTGCTGGAGATCCTGCCGGCGCTGGGCTATCTGCATTCGATCGGCTTGTGCTACAACGATCTCAAGCCGGAGAACGTGATGGTGACCGAGGAGCAGCTCAAGCTGATCGACCTCGGCGCGGTGTCACGGATCAATTCGTTCGGCTACCTCTACGGCACGCCCGGCTATCAGGCGCCCGAGATCGTCCGGACCGGACCCACCGTCGCCAGCGACATCTACACGGTGGGCCGCACCCTGGCCGCCTTGACGCTGAACCTGCGAACCCGCAAGGGCCGCTACGTCGACGGGCTGCCCGAAGACGATCCGGTGCTCAAGAAGTACGACTCGTTCGCACGGTTGTTGCGCCGGGCGATCGACCCTGATCCGCGCCGCCGATTCGCCAGCGCAGAAGAGATGTCTTCGCAGCTCATGGGCGTCCTGCGTGAGGTGGTCGCCGAGGACACCGGTGTGCCGCGGCCCGGCTTGTCGAACGTCTTCACCCGCACCCGGGCGGCGTTCGGGGTGGAGCTGCTGGTGGCGCATACCGATGTCTACCTTGACGGGCTGGCCCACGCCGAGAAGCTGACCGCCGCCGAGATCGTCACCGCCCTGCCGGTTCCCCTGGTGGATCCCAGCGACATTGCCGCAACAGTGCTGTCCGCGACAGTGCTGTCGCAGCCGGTTCAGACGCTGGACTCGCTACGCGCAGCCCGGCACGGCGTACTCGACTCCGAAGGGGTCGACCTCACGGAGTCGATCGAACTGCCACTGATGGAGGTCCGCGCGCTCCTCGACCTCGGCGACGTCGCGAAGGCCAACCGCAAGCTCGACGATCTGGCCGACCGGGTGGGCTGGCGCTGGCGGTTGATCTGGTTCAAGGCGGTCTCCGAGCTGCTTACCGGCGACTACGATTCGGCGACAAAGCATTTCACCGAGGTTCTGGACATCTTCCCGGGCGAGTTGGCGCCGAAGCTGGCCCTGGCGGCAACGGCCGAGCTGGCCGCCACCTCCGACGAGCTGCCGTTCTACCGGACTGTCTGGCACACCGACAACAACTCCATCTCGGCGGCGTTCGGTCTGGCCCGGGCGCTGTCCGTGGAAGGCGATCGCGAAGCCGCGGTCCGAACGCTCGACGAAGTTCCCGCCGCATCAAGGCATTTCACGACGGCCCGGTTGACCAGCGCGGTGACATTACTGTCCGGACGGTCAGCCCACGAGCTGTCCGAGGAGCAGATCCGCGATGCCGCGCACCGGGTGGAGGCGCTGCCCGATTCCGAACCGCGGGTGCTGCAGATCCGCGCACTGGTGTTGGGCACCGCGATGGACTGGATGAGCGAGAACACCGCCAGTACCAACCATATTCTCGGTTTCCCGTTCACCGAACACGGTCTGCGCCTGGGCGTGGAAGCCTCGCTGCGCAGCCTGGCGCGGGTGGCGACCAGTCAGGCACACCGCTACGCGCTGGTCGACATGGCCAACAACGTGCGGCCCACCAGCACCTTCTAG
- a CDS encoding cytochrome c oxidase assembly protein has product MTGLPSAAVVRWSCLLLGITVCALATFGPVGEYAPVLFWVRALQVLLLLFVTPLLLASARPVAWVCSRSMPVGQIVDRALSSRAMRVALSPLTTSAAMLATPWLLYLTPWYVASMTGPLAALTRVWLVLVGFGYFYTRLQVDPVPRRFSPLLSIGISVVESLADGLLGIVLWLGPLIAVDYYAALQRDWGPSLRTDQSIGAGILWILGDVLSIPFVAALMRQLGTDERRKAKRADAELDQVSGDGASTLWWENDPALRDRFSR; this is encoded by the coding sequence CTGACCGGTTTACCGTCGGCAGCTGTGGTTCGCTGGTCATGTTTGCTGCTCGGCATAACCGTGTGCGCGTTGGCCACGTTCGGTCCCGTCGGCGAGTACGCGCCGGTGCTGTTCTGGGTGCGCGCGTTGCAGGTGCTGCTGCTGTTGTTCGTCACACCGCTTCTGCTGGCATCAGCTCGCCCGGTGGCATGGGTGTGCTCGCGCTCGATGCCCGTGGGACAGATCGTGGACCGGGCGCTGAGCTCGAGAGCCATGCGGGTGGCGCTGTCGCCGTTGACGACGTCAGCCGCCATGCTGGCGACACCGTGGCTGCTCTACCTGACGCCCTGGTATGTCGCCTCGATGACCGGACCGCTGGCGGCGCTGACCCGGGTGTGGCTGGTGCTCGTCGGGTTCGGGTACTTCTACACCCGGCTGCAGGTCGATCCCGTGCCGCGACGATTCTCCCCGCTGCTGTCCATCGGCATCAGCGTCGTGGAGTCGTTGGCCGATGGCCTGCTCGGCATCGTGCTCTGGCTTGGACCACTCATCGCTGTCGACTACTACGCTGCGCTGCAGCGTGATTGGGGACCGAGCCTCCGCACCGATCAATCGATCGGTGCGGGCATTCTGTGGATCCTCGGCGATGTGCTGAGCATTCCGTTCGTCGCCGCACTGATGCGTCAGCTCGGAACCGATGAGCGTCGGAAGGCCAAGCGGGCGGACGCCGAACTCGACCAGGTGAGCGGGGACGGCGCGTCGACGTTGTGGTGGGAGAACGACCCTGCGCTGCGCGATCGTTTCTCGCGCTAG
- a CDS encoding SRPBCC family protein gives MTDTVTVVVSRVMPAPPAVVFDEWLDPEALQEWMCPNPVRVVEVTVEPRVAGTVRFDVDDSGTRVLISGQFLTIDRPRLLRFTWSNSNWEDPSQASIVAVTFEPVGVDETLMSIEHTLLPTSEFESFHSGWIDTFAQLAARLTSTVR, from the coding sequence ATGACTGACACGGTGACCGTCGTCGTCTCGCGGGTCATGCCGGCCCCGCCCGCGGTGGTGTTCGACGAGTGGCTGGATCCGGAAGCGCTGCAGGAATGGATGTGTCCGAATCCGGTGCGCGTCGTCGAGGTCACCGTCGAGCCTCGGGTTGCCGGGACGGTGCGCTTCGACGTCGACGACTCGGGCACCAGGGTGCTCATCAGCGGGCAGTTCCTGACCATCGACCGCCCGCGTCTGCTGAGATTCACCTGGAGCAACTCGAATTGGGAGGATCCCTCACAGGCCAGCATCGTCGCGGTGACGTTCGAGCCGGTCGGCGTGGACGAGACCTTGATGTCGATCGAGCACACTTTGCTGCCGACAAGTGAATTCGAATCGTTCCACAGCGGCTGGATCGATACCTTCGCCCAGCTCGCCGCCCGGTTGACGTCGACTGTGCGGTGA
- a CDS encoding ArsR/SmtB family transcription factor has product MVEDQVLDRAYAALADPTRRHLIEVLRQGDARITDLAAPLPMTFAGVSRHVGVLESAGLIQREVRGREHWVSLRPEGLTAAQHWIDEQTRFWSTRADALAARLRRKKADGR; this is encoded by the coding sequence ATGGTTGAAGATCAAGTGTTGGACCGGGCGTACGCCGCCCTGGCCGATCCGACCCGCCGCCACCTGATCGAGGTGTTGCGACAGGGCGATGCCCGGATCACCGACCTTGCCGCTCCGCTGCCGATGACGTTCGCCGGAGTATCACGCCACGTCGGGGTGCTGGAGTCGGCCGGCCTCATCCAGCGGGAGGTGCGCGGACGCGAACACTGGGTGTCGCTGCGTCCGGAAGGGCTTACCGCAGCTCAACACTGGATCGACGAGCAGACCCGGTTCTGGTCGACCCGCGCGGATGCGCTGGCCGCGCGACTGCGCCGCAAGAAGGCCGACGGCCGATGA
- a CDS encoding DUF899 domain-containing protein, whose product MQMPDIVSAAEWEAARNQMLVKEKELTRARDALAAQRRRMPWTPVDKNYVFDGPDGTCSLLDLFGGRRQLIVYRAFLDPGVHGWPDHGCVGCSLMADHIGNLAHLNARDTTFVYASRGVQADITRIKARMGWDIPWYTMVPGQDSAFDVDFGVDQWHGTNAFIRDGDQIFRTYFIDSRGDEIFVNTWHFLDMTALGRQETWEDSPPGYPQSKPYEWWAWHDNYPGHTPSRWFGDPNPDDPSDPRPPR is encoded by the coding sequence GTGCAGATGCCCGACATCGTGTCGGCAGCCGAGTGGGAGGCCGCCCGCAACCAAATGCTGGTCAAGGAAAAGGAACTGACGCGGGCCCGCGACGCCCTGGCGGCACAGCGCAGGCGTATGCCGTGGACTCCGGTCGACAAGAACTACGTATTCGACGGGCCGGACGGAACCTGCAGCCTGCTCGACCTGTTCGGCGGGCGGCGACAGCTGATCGTGTACCGCGCCTTCCTCGACCCGGGTGTCCACGGCTGGCCCGACCATGGTTGCGTCGGATGTTCACTGATGGCTGACCACATCGGTAATCTCGCCCACCTCAACGCCCGGGACACCACGTTCGTCTACGCATCACGGGGGGTGCAGGCCGATATCACGCGGATCAAGGCCCGGATGGGCTGGGACATCCCGTGGTACACCATGGTGCCCGGCCAGGACAGCGCCTTCGACGTCGACTTCGGCGTCGACCAGTGGCATGGCACCAATGCGTTCATCCGCGACGGCGACCAGATCTTCCGGACCTACTTCATCGACAGTCGCGGCGATGAAATCTTCGTCAACACATGGCATTTCCTCGATATGACCGCACTCGGCCGCCAAGAGACCTGGGAGGACTCCCCACCGGGTTACCCGCAGAGCAAGCCCTACGAATGGTGGGCCTGGCACGACAACTACCCCGGCCACACCCCGTCGCGCTGGTTCGGCGACCCGAACCCGGACGACCCCAGCGATCCGCGACCGCCGCGCTAG
- a CDS encoding lipase family protein produces MRRIVTALSLLVIVVLSGAACGKSPSPQPTTDKPAPSEQYGDVITSDAARDLDPSLQSAVEWAQRFTYASRSGINDNGTHVTAILLVPKGPAPDGGWRLVAFGHPASGTKPGCGPSTSPTLLDSSAVVLQLLQAGYAVVVSDYQGLGDLAKIQDRPDRDHYHPYLDSTTVGYNLIDSVRAGRQVIERAGGQASTSWLALGIGQGGQAAWAANELAANQGWSMTLLGSVAISPAADITGLADAAEAGTLNGQQQLDLLAFLSGVKNSYFNDFPLDDYRSGIVAQKWDALLACDPAGLAERATIASQITPDDLRPHSPAAANTLRGFLEKSSLPQGPTQGPMLVIYGDQDPATPAAWTEAALDRACKMGDVITIRRLPGDAPDQLDMAEALDWMNQRVNSVPAPNDCEGRSS; encoded by the coding sequence GTGCGACGAATAGTGACGGCCCTGTCCCTGCTGGTGATCGTGGTTCTGAGCGGCGCCGCATGCGGTAAGTCCCCGTCACCGCAGCCCACGACGGACAAGCCCGCGCCGTCAGAGCAGTACGGCGATGTGATCACCAGTGATGCGGCAAGGGATCTCGATCCGTCACTGCAGTCGGCAGTCGAGTGGGCCCAGCGCTTCACGTACGCGTCCCGGTCCGGGATCAACGACAACGGCACCCATGTCACGGCGATTCTGTTGGTGCCGAAGGGGCCCGCCCCGGACGGCGGGTGGCGACTCGTTGCGTTCGGGCATCCCGCCAGCGGCACCAAACCAGGCTGCGGTCCGTCAACGTCGCCGACACTGCTCGATTCGTCGGCCGTGGTACTGCAGTTACTGCAAGCCGGTTACGCGGTCGTTGTATCGGACTATCAGGGGCTGGGCGACCTCGCCAAGATCCAGGATCGGCCGGACCGGGACCATTACCATCCCTATCTCGATTCGACGACAGTCGGCTACAACCTGATCGATTCGGTGCGTGCCGGACGCCAGGTGATCGAACGGGCCGGCGGCCAGGCGTCGACGTCCTGGCTCGCCCTTGGCATCGGTCAGGGCGGACAGGCGGCGTGGGCCGCCAATGAGCTTGCGGCGAACCAGGGCTGGAGTATGACGTTGCTCGGCTCGGTCGCCATCTCCCCGGCCGCCGATATCACCGGTCTGGCCGATGCCGCCGAGGCAGGCACACTCAACGGCCAGCAGCAACTCGATCTCCTGGCATTTCTTTCCGGAGTGAAGAACTCGTACTTCAACGACTTCCCGCTCGACGACTACCGCAGCGGAATCGTCGCGCAGAAGTGGGACGCGCTGCTGGCATGTGATCCCGCCGGCCTCGCCGAACGCGCGACGATCGCGAGTCAGATCACCCCCGACGACCTACGGCCTCATTCCCCCGCCGCGGCGAACACGCTTCGCGGCTTCCTGGAAAAAAGCAGCCTCCCGCAAGGACCGACCCAAGGCCCGATGCTGGTGATATACGGCGACCAAGATCCGGCGACGCCCGCGGCGTGGACTGAGGCCGCGCTGGATCGCGCATGCAAAATGGGCGACGTCATCACCATTCGCCGGCTGCCCGGTGACGCCCCCGACCAGCTCGACATGGCCGAGGCACTCGACTGGATGAACCAACGCGTCAACTCCGTTCCGGCACCCAACGATTGCGAAGGCCGTTCCTCGTGA
- a CDS encoding alpha/beta hydrolase — MSLLHGWVVIAAQVVAAAVLLAAIGRRSPRWLLLWLPIAVIVGGIFAGLTFWFIHNQGLSEDPAPATFWVWIVGLGAAIVVLIFGWRGAGWPRRIAAFVAVPLCLLCVALALNTWTGYFPTVQSAWDRMTGTESPRYIDQATLADMQRQGVRPTQGVVVKVTTPDAASGFQHRQEYVYLPPAWFATSPPPQLPAVMMFGGQFGRPDDWLRSADALATLDNFTARHYGNAPVFVFPDVGGTFSTDTECVNGPRGNAADHLIKDVVPYVISTFSVSPKAENWGVAGWSSGGTCALMLAVMHPDVFSAIVSVDGQLGPNAGTREQTIARLFGGDAAAWEEFDPRSAIIRHGPYTGMSAWFAVSSDTTAEYRPGEHTDVPPSTPAEWDTNSENHADIAHALCSLVSSYGIECAVVKTHASHDFQGAGDAFADALPWLAGKLGTPGVRPIPMPGAK; from the coding sequence GTGAGCTTGCTACATGGCTGGGTGGTGATCGCCGCTCAAGTTGTGGCCGCGGCAGTGCTGTTGGCGGCGATCGGGCGCAGATCACCACGGTGGCTGCTGCTCTGGCTTCCCATCGCGGTGATAGTCGGTGGCATCTTCGCCGGACTGACGTTCTGGTTCATCCACAACCAGGGGCTGTCCGAAGATCCTGCACCCGCGACATTCTGGGTGTGGATCGTCGGCCTCGGAGCGGCCATCGTCGTACTGATCTTCGGGTGGCGCGGTGCCGGGTGGCCCCGCAGGATTGCAGCGTTCGTGGCAGTTCCGCTGTGCCTGCTCTGCGTGGCGCTGGCACTCAACACCTGGACCGGCTACTTCCCCACCGTGCAATCCGCCTGGGACCGAATGACCGGTACCGAGTCGCCGCGCTACATCGACCAGGCCACCCTGGCCGACATGCAGCGCCAAGGAGTCCGGCCGACTCAAGGCGTCGTCGTGAAAGTGACGACACCCGATGCGGCGTCGGGCTTTCAGCATCGCCAGGAGTACGTCTATCTTCCGCCGGCATGGTTCGCGACGTCACCACCGCCCCAACTCCCCGCGGTGATGATGTTCGGCGGGCAGTTCGGCCGTCCCGACGACTGGCTGCGATCGGCCGATGCGCTTGCGACGCTGGATAACTTCACGGCGCGGCACTACGGCAACGCGCCCGTGTTCGTCTTCCCGGACGTCGGCGGGACCTTCAGTACCGACACGGAGTGTGTTAACGGCCCTCGCGGCAACGCCGCCGATCACCTCATCAAAGATGTGGTGCCGTATGTGATCTCGACTTTCAGCGTGAGCCCCAAAGCGGAGAACTGGGGAGTCGCCGGATGGTCGTCGGGCGGCACCTGCGCGCTGATGCTCGCGGTCATGCACCCCGACGTGTTCAGCGCGATCGTGAGTGTCGACGGTCAACTGGGCCCCAATGCCGGAACGCGCGAGCAGACCATCGCCCGACTGTTCGGTGGCGATGCCGCCGCGTGGGAAGAATTCGATCCACGGTCGGCGATCATCCGGCATGGTCCCTACACCGGGATGTCGGCATGGTTCGCGGTGTCGTCGGACACCACCGCTGAATACCGGCCGGGCGAGCACACCGACGTCCCGCCCTCGACACCGGCCGAATGGGACACCAATTCCGAGAACCACGCTGACATCGCCCATGCTTTGTGTTCGCTCGTGAGCAGCTATGGCATCGAGTGTGCCGTGGTGAAAACCCATGCATCGCACGATTTCCAAGGTGCGGGTGACGCGTTCGCCGACGCGCTGCCATGGCTGGCAGGCAAGCTCGGCACTCCGGGCGTTCGCCCGATTCCGATGCCCGGCGCCAAGTAG
- a CDS encoding acetate kinase — protein sequence MADTVLVLNSGSSSLKYQLVQPDTGASVAHGIVERIGEDTSAATLKSGTEEIRRDGRIADHEAALRTAFDLFAESGQHLDDLGLVAVGHRVVHGGQDLYRPTVIDDAVIVKLKELAALAPLHNPPAVLGIEVARRVLPDLPHIAVFDTAFFHDLPSAAATYAMDRELAQRWDIRRYGFHGTSHQYVSQQAAQFLDAPVESLNQIVLHLGNGASASAVAGGRPVDTSMGLTPMEGLVMGTRSGDIDPGVLVYLWRTAGMGVEEIETMLNRHSGMYGLGGEIDFRVVHQRIESGDEAAQLAYDVYIHRLRKYVGAYLAVLGHTDVVTFTAGVGENDARVRRDALTGLAPLGIELDEHLNDSPARGARRISADKSPTTVLVIPTNEELAIAQACLTVI from the coding sequence ATGGCCGATACCGTTCTGGTACTCAACTCCGGCTCGTCGTCACTGAAATACCAGCTCGTGCAACCGGATACCGGCGCCTCTGTGGCGCATGGGATCGTCGAGCGGATCGGCGAGGACACGTCGGCCGCCACGTTGAAGTCGGGCACCGAAGAGATCCGCCGTGACGGCCGGATCGCCGATCACGAGGCGGCGCTGCGCACCGCGTTCGACTTGTTCGCCGAGTCGGGCCAGCATTTGGACGATCTGGGGCTCGTTGCCGTCGGGCACCGCGTCGTCCACGGCGGCCAGGATCTGTACCGCCCCACCGTCATCGACGATGCGGTGATCGTCAAACTGAAGGAGCTCGCGGCGCTTGCCCCGCTGCACAATCCACCTGCGGTGCTCGGTATCGAGGTCGCCCGCCGAGTGTTGCCCGACCTGCCACACATCGCGGTGTTCGACACCGCGTTCTTCCATGATCTGCCGTCCGCCGCGGCCACCTATGCGATGGACCGGGAATTGGCCCAACGCTGGGATATTCGCCGTTACGGCTTTCACGGCACCTCTCATCAGTACGTCAGTCAGCAGGCCGCACAGTTCTTGGACGCGCCGGTCGAATCGCTGAACCAGATCGTGCTGCACCTGGGCAACGGTGCCTCTGCGTCCGCCGTCGCCGGTGGCCGTCCGGTCGACACCTCGATGGGACTCACGCCGATGGAGGGGTTGGTGATGGGGACGCGTTCCGGTGACATCGACCCCGGAGTACTCGTATACCTCTGGCGGACCGCGGGCATGGGGGTAGAGGAGATCGAGACCATGCTCAATCGGCACTCCGGAATGTATGGCCTTGGTGGTGAGATCGACTTCCGGGTGGTGCATCAGCGGATCGAATCCGGCGACGAGGCAGCGCAATTGGCCTACGACGTCTACATCCACCGGCTACGCAAATACGTCGGCGCCTATCTGGCTGTTCTCGGACACACCGATGTTGTGACGTTTACGGCCGGGGTGGGGGAGAACGACGCACGAGTTCGGCGGGACGCGCTGACCGGTCTGGCGCCTCTGGGCATCGAACTCGACGAGCACCTCAACGACAGTCCGGCCAGGGGCGCACGGCGGATCTCGGCCGACAAGTCACCGACGACCGTGCTGGTGATCCCGACGAACGAGGAGCTGGCGATCGCGCAGGCCTGCCTGACTGTCATCTAG
- the pta gene encoding phosphate acetyltransferase translates to MLKIVTAARTTTSIYIASPEGDTGKSTVALGILHRLTAMVPRAGVFRPITRRENRDYILELLLAHSNAGLTYEECVGVSYERLHADPDGAIADIVDRYHEVADRCDAVVIVGSDYTDVASPTELSVNARIAANLGAPVLLSVRARDRTPGEVAQVIELCLAELAAQHAHTAAVVANRADPAQLAAVAQACAALGPRIYVLPEEPLLVAPTVADLSVAVGGVLVHGDSSLLGREVMGVLVAGMTAEHCLERLTEGVAVITPGDRSDVVLAVTSAHAAEGFPSLSAIILNGGLPLHRSIAQLVNGLGLRLPIIASDLGTFETASAVASTRGRVTASSQRKIDTAIALMERYVDIDELQDRLSLPIPTVTTPQMFTYQLMERARADRKRIVLPEGDDDRILRAAGRLLRRGVADLTILGEEAQVRSRAAELGVDLTAATVLNPRTSELCDQFAEQYAELRKKKGVTLEQAREIMHDVSYFGTMLVHNGIVDGMVSGAAHTTAHTVRPAFEIIKTQPDVSTVSSIFLMCLSDRVLAYGDCAIVPDPTAEELADIAVSSARTAAQFGIDPRVAMLSYSTGDSGSGSGVEKVRTATELVRSRAPELLVEGPIQYDAAVDPTVAAAKMPGSEVAGRATVLIFPDLNTGNNTYKAVQRSAGAIAIGPVLQGLNKPVNDLSRGALVEDIVNTVAITAIQAQGL, encoded by the coding sequence ATGCTGAAGATCGTGACCGCCGCGCGCACCACTACGTCGATCTACATCGCGTCGCCCGAGGGTGACACCGGTAAGTCCACCGTCGCGCTGGGCATCCTGCACCGCCTGACCGCGATGGTGCCGAGGGCGGGCGTGTTCCGCCCGATCACCCGACGGGAGAACCGCGACTACATCCTCGAGCTGTTGCTGGCCCACAGCAACGCCGGGCTGACCTATGAGGAATGCGTCGGCGTCAGCTATGAACGGCTGCACGCCGATCCCGACGGCGCCATCGCCGATATCGTCGACCGCTACCACGAGGTGGCCGACCGCTGCGACGCTGTCGTCATAGTCGGATCGGACTACACCGATGTCGCCTCACCCACCGAGCTGAGCGTGAACGCCCGCATCGCCGCCAACCTGGGCGCCCCGGTGCTGCTCTCGGTCCGCGCCCGCGACCGCACGCCGGGAGAAGTCGCACAGGTCATCGAGCTCTGTCTGGCCGAATTGGCCGCCCAGCATGCACACACCGCGGCGGTGGTGGCCAACCGTGCTGACCCGGCCCAGCTGGCGGCAGTCGCGCAGGCCTGCGCGGCGCTGGGGCCGCGCATCTACGTCCTCCCCGAGGAGCCGCTGCTGGTGGCCCCGACCGTCGCCGATCTGAGCGTTGCCGTCGGTGGCGTTCTCGTGCATGGCGACTCCTCGCTGCTCGGCCGCGAGGTGATGGGTGTGCTGGTGGCGGGCATGACCGCCGAGCACTGTCTGGAACGACTCACCGAAGGCGTTGCGGTGATCACCCCGGGTGACCGCTCCGACGTGGTGCTGGCTGTGACGAGCGCGCATGCCGCCGAGGGCTTTCCCTCCCTGTCGGCCATCATCCTCAACGGCGGGCTGCCGCTGCACCGGTCGATTGCGCAACTGGTGAACGGCCTGGGTCTGCGACTACCGATCATCGCCAGTGATCTCGGCACGTTCGAGACGGCGAGCGCAGTGGCGAGCACCAGGGGTCGGGTAACCGCAAGTTCTCAGCGCAAGATAGACACCGCTATCGCCCTCATGGAGCGCTATGTCGACATCGACGAGCTGCAGGACCGGCTCAGCCTGCCGATCCCGACCGTGACGACGCCGCAGATGTTCACCTATCAGCTGATGGAGCGAGCCAGGGCCGACCGGAAGCGGATCGTGCTGCCCGAGGGAGACGACGACCGCATCCTGCGGGCCGCGGGACGATTGCTGCGCCGCGGGGTAGCCGATTTGACAATCCTCGGCGAGGAAGCTCAAGTCCGCTCGCGTGCAGCGGAATTGGGCGTGGATCTGACGGCGGCAACCGTGCTGAATCCGCGGACCAGTGAGCTGTGCGACCAGTTCGCCGAGCAGTATGCCGAGCTCCGGAAGAAGAAGGGAGTGACGCTGGAGCAAGCGCGCGAAATAATGCATGACGTGTCGTACTTCGGAACGATGCTGGTGCACAACGGAATCGTCGACGGGATGGTCTCCGGCGCGGCACACACCACCGCGCACACCGTGCGGCCGGCCTTCGAGATCATCAAGACCCAGCCGGATGTCTCGACGGTGTCGAGCATCTTCTTGATGTGCCTGTCCGACCGGGTGCTGGCCTACGGCGACTGCGCGATCGTGCCGGATCCGACCGCCGAGGAACTCGCCGACATCGCGGTCAGTTCGGCGCGCACGGCCGCGCAGTTCGGGATCGACCCGCGAGTGGCGATGTTGTCCTACTCGACGGGCGACTCGGGCAGCGGTAGCGGTGTGGAGAAGGTCAGGACTGCCACCGAGTTGGTCCGGTCACGGGCGCCGGAGCTGTTGGTGGAAGGGCCGATTCAATACGACGCCGCCGTCGACCCAACCGTGGCCGCCGCCAAGATGCCGGGCTCGGAAGTGGCCGGACGCGCGACGGTGCTGATCTTCCCGGACCTCAACACCGGGAACAACACCTATAAGGCAGTCCAGCGCAGTGCGGGTGCCATCGCGATCGGGCCGGTGCTGCAGGGGCTCAACAAACCCGTCAACGACCTGTCCCGCGGCGCGCTCGTCGAGGATATCGTCAACACCGTGGCGATCACGGCGATCCAGGCACAGGGGCTGTGA